The genomic segment aaagcccccccggccaaaccctccccttacccggacggcgctgggccaattgtgcgccgccctatgggactcccggttatggccagttgtgacacagcctgaaaTCGAATGCGGGTCTGTAATGATGCCgaaagcactgagatgcagtgccttagaacgctgctcCACTCGCGAGGCCcccaaaacttcttccatttaagaatgatggaggccactgtgggcttgtggaccttcaatgctgcagcatttttttggtacccttcccagatctgtgcctcgacacaatcctgtctcagagctttacagacaattctttcgacctcatggcttggtctttgctctgacatgcactgtcaactgtaggaccttagacaagtgtgtgcctgtCCAGTCAatttaatttatcacaggtggagtctaatcaagttgtagaaacgtctcaaggatgatcaatggaaacaggatgcacctgagctcaatttcgagtctcatagcaaagggtctgaatacttatgtaaataaggtatttatgtgttttatttttaatacattttcaaaaatgtctaaaaacctgttttcgcttcgtcattatgggctattgtgtgtagattgctgaggaacattttgtatttattaatccattttagaataaggctgtaacgtaacaaaatgtggaaaaagtcaaggggtctgaatactttccgaaggcactgtagtctAGGTGGGCGGAGTCTGGGCTAAAGCTCTCACATCCAAATTCCTGTGGCCCAACTGCTTGACtgttgtgcatgtgacattaggTGGCACCTCTGTCACTATGCCTGGACGGCAGACATCTCATCCCCCCCTCCTTCCACTGTCTTTGGCTGTCAGGCACAGCAAAGATTTAAAGGGTAGGTGTCTAATTTCAAGGGGTCGGCCATTTCTTTTTAGTAGTCACCATTATCGCTCTTTACTTTAGTTTTTTTCCTTCCGTCAGAGAACAGCTGTGGTGGGATGTCATATCAGACAACACATTTGAGACATGACGTAACACAAATTAAAACATGAAATGGGCTGAATTTAATTCCCTTCTTAAAACCCTCTCTGTATGACACTGTAGTACAGTATGTACTCTAGTAGGCCTAGTTGTAGTTTGGAGTGGCCTATTTTCTTTTTGAAGTGCAGCGAGCAAGGGGCATGCATTCCTTAACCCACCATTACTCCCAAGCCAATGGGCTATGATCTATTCACTTAAAAGTTGTTCACTCCTGGCATCCTCTAAGTATGATTTCCCATTTTATATGGGCGTAATCAAAGCTTCGTGGCATACTTCCTGGCTCTTGTCGTCTGTTAGATTTAATGTTTCTGCCCTCCAGTCAGATGCTTCTGTTTGGTTCATATCAACCACTTAGGTCAGGTTATGTCTGGATACTCCCATACAGAAGGTCTCTGTATTCTGGTGGGCACTGGGCAGCCTTAGTTTAGCCACTGTCACTTCACATTATTGCTTCCTCACATGGCTGGAGACTAAGGGCTGGTTTGAGCCAggagcataccaccctgcatcccactgctggcttgcctctgaagcttaGCAatgttggtcctggtcagtccctggatgggagaccagatgctgctggaagtggtgttggagagccaataggaggcactctttccacTGGTCTAAAATAATTATCCCAATACCCCAGGGCAgtaattggggacattgccctgtgtagggtgctgtctttcagatgggatgttaaacgagTGTCCTGACTCTTGGTGGTCACTAAAAATCCAATGGCACTTATCTtaagagtagggctggctaaatTCCCAGTCTTTCCCTCATACCTCATTCatccaggttgttgctgtaaatgagaatgtgttctcagtcaacttacctggtaaaatcaGGGTTAAATAAAAATCAATAAATACACATTTCTGGACAtggattaagcctagtcctggactggAAATCTATGTCAATGGAGATTCTTAATTAAAAGGTATTTTTAGTTGTAGGACTAGACTAATCGGTGTTTGGGAAACCAGCCCTATGTGTTAATGTTTATGTCTGGGGTCATCCCTGACTACTCTGCCTACTGTGGAGCTAGAATAAGAGAACTAACGTTTTGTACGCCTGTCCTGTCTCATGCCCACACACTGGGGTTGGGGAGCCCACAACATGCTCATCCACATGTTCATCAACCTTTCCCATAATCAAACACTTAGAGTCAATATAAGGTTATTGGCTGCAGCAGTCTTTCTTTTCAGTGATGGGGCAGGACTATGGGTATGTTCAATAGATCGAGAGAGTAGCCTAGATCGAGGCAGTAGAGCTCTGTAGAGGTCAGACATTTCCTTCCCTGACTATGTGTGCCATAATTCTGTTGTTATGACATTGTATTTACCGGCAGGATATGTTGGTATTGGTCAATTCTGACATTGTTAAAATGGTCCATTTCTTTTCCTAAGATTTGATATGATcttttataaacaatacaaaaacatatacatacaaacgacaacatcatacaaacatcaactacatcacacctgtccagacccaggagcccccccccatctccagcatccgccacatggcctcaaactgcaccattttgtttctctccgtagCCCACACACTTCACATTTTTAGAAAATAAAGCATTTTACCTTCCGTTAACGACGGACGATTGGCTCTTTTCCAGTTTTTAAGTATACTTTTTTAAAATACGATTGACGAGAAAAGTATCGTCCAATCCGTCGGGTatctctttttatatatatatatatatatatttttcccccCCAATTTCGtggaatccaattggtagtagttacagtcttgtctcatcgctgcaactcccgtacggactcaggagaggtgaaggtcgagagccatgcgtcctctgaaacacaacccaacctagctgcactgcttcttgacacaacgcacatccaacccggaagccagccgcaccaatgtgtcggaggaatcaccgaacacctggcgaccgtgtcagcgtgcactgcgcccggcccgctacaggagtcgctagtgcgcgatgagattaggatatccctgccggccaaaccctccctaacccggacgacgctgggccaattgtgtgtcgcCCCGTGGacctcccggtcgtggccggctgcgacagagcctgggctcgaacccagaatctctggtggcacagccttagaccactgcgccacccgggaggccccgtcgggtatctcactgcaccctcatatgtcatgtcttgaaatatgcagacagacagattaaaatacatttttgcctATCTAAGGTATGTCCAACTACCGAAGTTCACAACCGTTACCTAAAATTACACCATTACCTACATAAAATAACACTATTCCCAACAAAAGGGGACTCAAAGTGAAATGTATTTAACTGAAATGTTATACTGATGATGAGGATGAGAAAGAAATGTAGAATGAGGAAGAATAGGgcttgtctctcctccctctctccacacgccTTGCTACTCTATCCACCAATTCCACGGTTTAGCAGGGTCTTAAGCCTTACCTCTCCAAATCCCTGAGGCCTGTTCTAAGTGGATTGGAGAGAGAATGCCTCAGTGTGGTGTGGTTTTACATCAACCAGATGGAATGAGAGCTATGATAGGTCACTCTGAAAGTGAGACAAATGAGTGCCAGTGTGCGTTAATGCATTTGATTTGTGCTTgagtaataatggaacactgttGACTCATCAATATCAACTCAATGAAGCTGACAAAGTGTCTCAGTGATCCTTGGCCTGAACACTGCACTCAAATGCAGGCCTAAATGGATTGTTCTGTGAAAGTGGTAGAATTCACATTAGCGTGGGATATGAGGATAACTGTTAGAAAACAGCAGTGCCCTGTTATAAAACAGTAATTGACAATTCTCAGTAATAGAGTGAGTTGCATATGAAGCCCGTTGCAAAACAGTTAGCATTTCCCATTAACACCATTATCTACAATTGATGGCAAACAAAACAGGTGCACAAGGACATGCATAAAGTTCAGAGCTGCGTGAATCAGAGCATCCTATCATGATCATTTTACTATCATAACATTCCCCCTCTGCACTTCCATATTTGTGTCACAGGCCTACATTTACCCACCAACCAAGTTGTTCATCTCTTATCTAACCCTTGTTTATATTTCTAGCCTCGTCCTTGAATGGATACTGCAATACTGGATTACTATATCTGTAGTAGAGGTGGCCCTGAATTGTTCTATTTGCCATGGAGCAGTCGTGGAGTCACAGTTGGAGAGCTCTGCTGCACACACACTCTGTGGTTAAATATAGCCTCCTTTTGGTTCCTGCTTGCCTGCCCGGATCTGACCACTACTACGGCTTATGGGAGGTGACAGGCACGCTGGGTCGAGGGAGATGCGAGGGAAGGGGAGGCTGGGCGGCCATGATGCCATGTTGTAGTACACTCACACTGGCTGCCCGTTACCGTCACCCTTGGGGCCCTTAACATGGGGAGAAATGGCTCTCTCCACCCAGTTAGCTACACCCCATACTGATGGTGAGAAAAACCAGTCTAGGAGGCAGACCTGGCTATATTTCTTGATTTACCATTGAAGTCAATAGGATGCACATCAACTCCCAATATGTTGAGATCAACAGGAGAGATCCTATCCTGGTTACGCTCGTTCACAAAGTACAATCGTGGATCAATCTTGTGGATTCATTGTTAAATCTATGGTGGCCTGATGGGGTGAAGTAGTTGTTAGCATATAAATACCTGCTAAATAGTTTGTGTTTGGGCCTTTTCTCCTAATTTACAGATCAATACAGGTTGAGAAACTAACTGAACTAGCTCATTCTAGTGTTCACAATGCAGAGCAAAGGGGGTCAGAAGAACTTTGCTGAATCCAGATGGCTGGTTTGgcttttttgtgtttatactgaatgctgccacacacacactggtaattAGTGCTTTCATTGCTTTTGAATCATCACACCACAGCAAGGCCGTCTCCCCCGTTGTCAGTAATAACACTGTTTCTTCCATCATGTCACAGATAAAGCGAGACTAATCACACTCATTATCACAGTGGGTCTACCAACCGACATCGAAATGATCCAAATGAAAACATCCCGCTGAGTTCAATAAGGCTATATCACAATTTCAGCTGCACATTCACTCACTGTTATTAAACTTAAGGTATTTGATGTTCGTTGATAAGCCTAGCCTAATTCGTTTCTAAACAGCAGTCCAAAAATGTTAGCATAGGCTAGATGCTAACTAACTACTGTGAGCCTGACTGAAATTAGGCAACCCTTGGTTTAGATGATACCAATGCTTTTTACATTTTGACTAGTGTAGCCTTGGATGtgttcaaaaaaactttacaaatCTACAAAGTATAAAGCTGACAAGGAATTTTACCACCCTCTTGCCCCCCCTCTTTTTCTTCCACCTTCCTTTGTTTTTTATAACCTCCTTAGGGCAATGCGGAGGGAAGCTCTGGGATCCACGTCATCCTTGGCAACGAGGCCTGTGACCTCGACTCCATGGTGTCGTCCCTTGTCTTTGCCTACTTTCTGTCCAAAGTGAGTCAGCTAGCTTCTAGCATGTACCGCCTCATTAGGGAATCCCTCAACCCAGGTCGGAAATAAGTTAGCATACCTGAAGTATTCATTCCCCTCCTCATATGTTTAGGTTTTTATACTGTAATAAATATTGACACTTTACTTCAGGGCCGCCGAAAATGGGGCTCACCGGCCCTTGAAACCATTTTAGGCTCCCCAGATGCTTCCAGAATGAGCTTATGTAATTatgaacaatatatttttttaagttctATATCATCAGAACTTGATTGCtggcatgcaaaacattttgggactgtatcaacagtagactaatgaaacaaataccaaaagatagtttttgacTGGAATTTTCCTTTTAAGTCCCATACAAGCAAAATGACAACAATATAGAGCAGTTGTTTGAAAGCAAATTGGTGGACGAATACGTCCTGCTATGCGGTAATGAATAAGTATTTTCTCTTTGACTTGTGAACAGAGTTGAGAGAGATGGGCCAAAGTCATGAAGCACCGCAGGCGCGGACTTTGCGCTGAGTGACTCATTTGTAAGTCTGAGGGCCATGAATAGCTTGACCAAGCGTAACCAAAATGCCCAGCATTTTCCAAAATTGGACCAGACAACCCTCAGAGTCACTCAAGCATAAAAACAGTGTCGGTGCCCAGTCTCTACTTATCTTTCATTACTGCATTGATCCATCCGTCCTCTCTAACCCCTGGTTAAAGCTGTTCGCTAGCTTATACGCCCCGCTACTCATGAAATATTCACACAACCTCAGATACTCAAGATCCCCCAAGGCCTGAGAAGATGGACAAAAACATTGCAGAGGAATCCAAGCTAGCCTCAGCAGCAAGGTGCGTTGGTGTCAGATATCAGTTTTGATCTGGTCTCCCTcttccatccttccctccttttctcctcctcttcttccatccCCCTTTGTTCCCAGACGTCTGGCAGCTCAGGTAAGACTGTGGTGCCGGTGCTGAACATCCCGAGGGCTGAGTTTCCCCTGCGGTCCGACAACGTGTTCCTGCTGAAGGAGAGCGGTGTTCCGCCGGAGGCTCTGGTTTTCCGTGACGAGGTGGACCTGGCAGGCCTCCATAGAGCCAAGAGGTTGATGCTCACCCTGGTGGACCACAACGTGCTTCCTAGGTCATCGGTTGCAACATTACTCTTTCTATTTATTTTCTGTTCTAAACTCgcattctctttctctcgttctctccgtTGCCATCTCTTTGCCTTTCTCTCACTCAGATTTTCTTCCATTGACACCTACAGTATCAAGTAGTATTGACAACACAGGTCAAAGTTATGGGAAAGTGCCTGATATGTGGAGGGCCAGATTCCTGGACCAAGATTGAGGAAACACATAGTTAAGGATGTATGACACAACGTATTTCACAATATTCACCCAACCCTGACTTTTCCCTGTAGTGCCGACATCGACTTGGAGGAGGCAGTTGTGGAAGTCATTGACCACCACCACCTCGAGAGGACACCCTCCATGTCCTGTTCCGTCACCGTGGAAACCGTGGGTTCCTGTGCTACCTTGGTGACAGAGCACATTCACCACAAGGCACCTGAAGTGCTAGACAGACAGGTGGCCCAATTACTATACGGTAAGGTTGCCACAGCAACAATTTTCTTACATCCAGCATTCTCTATAACGTGTCAAACTCTAGTCCTCAAGGGCCACAATGTCTCTGGGTCTTTAATCAATGTATACCTCAGAACTAGGCAGCGGGGAATATGGCAGGATGAATTTTCACTGAATTCGACAATTCTCTAGTAGTTGCGCTTGTTTGTCAATGCCAGCAGTAACCATTGGCTCAGTTCACCTATACTTGGCAGTGTCCACACAGGGGCCATCGTGCTGGATTGTGTCAACATGGCCCCTGAGGCGGGCAAGGTCACACCCAAGGACAGCCAACTGTCCTTCCTGCTGGAGTCACGTTTCCCTGACCTGCCACCCAGGGGCGCCCTCTTCAAGTCCCTACAAAGCGCCAAGTTTGACATCTCAGGTAAAAAGGTGGGAAAACATGCCATGGGAGAGGTGTTGAGAGGTGCACAAAAGGAATCTGCCTTGTCACTTGACATAAGATGTTATGACAATATGACATTATTATGTCAGTATTATGACACTGTAATGACATATcgttcaaataaagtgttaccattatTTAAAGAGAATGTTGTAGAGTAAGTGTGAGATTTCACACAACCTCAAAAGAATGTTGTGGAGTGACCGTCTAGAAGTAAACAAAATAATATGTCAAACGCTTTAGGTAGGAACCTCTGCTCTGTTGACCCAATGACTGGACAAAGACatcgatcacgtgacaccattcattcctatgtaaAACTCAATAGCACATTGAAGCCAAATAAAGTCTGTTAAGATGGCATCTCATAGAGACATAACATGCACAGTTTGAGCTACTCTAGGAAGTgatgttgcaggctagctcagtgctgccccctctcattgagtaactcaagttgaaggccgaccggGGTACCATGATATTGGTACCACTATTGTCttcttaaaaaaatgtatttacacaaAGATTGCAATCCTGTTTTCTGCTAATAATGCCTGCAGTAACGCGGTCGGCCTTGAACTTCCGTAGCTTTAATCCGAGGGGACTGTCGTTCTGCCTTGGGTTGACCAAATTCCAGGTTTGTGTTATGTTATACAgtgcccttgactttttcaaaatgttgttgtgttacagcctgattttaaaatggatgaaatttagatttttggtcactggcctacacacaataccgcatcatttcaaagtggaatgatgttttttgacatttttacgaattaattaaaaatgaaaagctgaaatgtattttgagtcaataagtattcaacccctttgttatggaaagcctatataagttcaggagtacaaatttgctaaacaagtcacataatacattgccttcagaaagtattcacactcgttgacttgttccacattttgttgtgttacagcctaaatttaaaatgtattaaattgagatttgtttgtcacactctgtgtacaataacagtgtttaacatgatttttgaatgattacctcatctctgtaccctacacatataGTTATCTGTAAGCTCCCTCAGTCGAGCGGTGAATTTCaatcacagattcaaccacaaagaccagggaggttttccaatgcctggcaaagggcacctactggtagatgggtaaaatctTTGTTAAAAAAAAGCTGTTATTGAATATCCGTTTGGGCATAATGAAGTTatcaattacactttggatggtgggtgtatcaatacacccagtcaatacaaagaCACAGGTGTCTttactaactcagttgctggagaggaaggaaaccgctcagggactTTAcgatgaggccaatggtaactttaaaacagttacagagtttattggctgtgataggagaaaactgaggatggatcaacaacattgtagttactccacaatactaacataaatgacagagtgaaaagaaggaagcctgtacagaataaaaaatattccaaaacatgcatcctgtttgcaacaaggcgctaaagtaaaactgcaaaaatgtggcaaagcaattcaactttttgtcctgaatacaaagtgtaatgtttggggcaaatccaatccaatacattactgagtaccaatctccatattttcaagcatattatggatgcaaggactgaccatacaTGACATCCCAATTCTAGTTTAATAATGTTTTGAGGCTACAcagtgtttacatttactttgtttacaaacattggagtgaaACAAGCTTATAGTTCGGGTTATGATGAGGTACGACAGTTGAtttaaactcatgaggcatttgtaagttatattcttcaagaatcaaatgGGTAAATATAATTAATTTACAAGTAAAAACATTTATGTAGCAACTACTTATTGCACCTTTTTAAAGCCTTTCATCAAACTgccctgtttttttatttatttcagatggTCCCACCTTaatgtcctcagataattgctaTAATTTTTGGTCTAATTCTCATTTCTGGAAAAggcttaaaataaaggttaaaatccaggtcatgtgccatgattaaccaaaacacagggccctgtATATATGATCTACATTGTAACTTATGATATGCTGTAGTGTTTGTCATACAGTAGTGTCTATACCCAATTCCATTGTAGTGCCATTGTAATACTGCTTGTCCCATTGGTTTGTGTTACAGGTCTTTCTACAGAGCAGATCCTGCTAAAGGACATGAAGGCTGTCTCTGGGGGCGACCTGAGACTGGCAGTCAGCGCTGTGTACATGACACTAGATGTACGTACTGTCTAGCCATGCCGTTACTTCACTTAATCCactctgccaccaccatgcttaagcCACCATGCTTTAAACTGAGACTCAAGGATGTTAAGTAATCACAAGAGCAGTGCAGCCAGAGAGTGTAAAGGAAAGGGGCTGCACTCGTCAGCACCAACACATACACTGTTAAACATCTGCACAGGAGATTGCATCTCTCTAATGCATTGTGACAGCTGCCTGACGACAAATGCTGACGAGTGCAGCCTCCTGCTTCACGCGGTCTTTGTGTCGGAAGTTGCCCTGCTCCTCGTGGTAAAGGAATAtggctgagtctacctttaacagCACCCTCTCAGTATCACACTGGGTGTATGTGAACATTTACTCTTCCCCATTAACA from the Salmo trutta chromosome 36, fSalTru1.1, whole genome shotgun sequence genome contains:
- the LOC115175859 gene encoding exopolyphosphatase PRUNE1 isoform X1 gives rise to the protein MERLTIPRSRISRACSALAKMEGFLQRCSAAIKGNAEGSSGIHVILGNEACDLDSMVSSLVFAYFLSKTSGSSGKTVVPVLNIPRAEFPLRSDNVFLLKESGVPPEALVFRDEVDLAGLHRAKRLMLTLVDHNVLPSADIDLEEAVVEVIDHHHLERTPSMSCSVTVETVGSCATLVTEHIHHKAPEVLDRQVAQLLYGAIVLDCVNMAPEAGKVTPKDSQLSFLLESRFPDLPPRGALFKSLQSAKFDISGLSTEQILLKDMKAVSGGDLRLAVSAVYMTLDVFLQRRSLQQELCEFCHKHRFGAVVAMTISFNERGEPHRQLAVYSSSTLYREEVSQALEKAHNPSLSFSPMSSPFNNIKSYLQGNALASRKKVLPILKNFLKEWDRKQVHCEEAEDFEELDDHVDPTGSPSFDDDARPRCFSASRHHRRRLLGTEDSWTEEDFQVPATPMNSLVEGCPLDAGLPRISAEAILEKFSRMGGEDGENKDGIWPGEQ
- the LOC115175859 gene encoding exopolyphosphatase PRUNE1 isoform X2; translated protein: MEGFLQRCSAAIKGNAEGSSGIHVILGNEACDLDSMVSSLVFAYFLSKTSGSSGKTVVPVLNIPRAEFPLRSDNVFLLKESGVPPEALVFRDEVDLAGLHRAKRLMLTLVDHNVLPSADIDLEEAVVEVIDHHHLERTPSMSCSVTVETVGSCATLVTEHIHHKAPEVLDRQVAQLLYGAIVLDCVNMAPEAGKVTPKDSQLSFLLESRFPDLPPRGALFKSLQSAKFDISGLSTEQILLKDMKAVSGGDLRLAVSAVYMTLDVFLQRRSLQQELCEFCHKHRFGAVVAMTISFNERGEPHRQLAVYSSSTLYREEVSQALEKAHNPSLSFSPMSSPFNNIKSYLQGNALASRKKVLPILKNFLKEWDRKQVHCEEAEDFEELDDHVDPTGSPSFDDDARPRCFSASRHHRRRLLGTEDSWTEEDFQVPATPMNSLVEGCPLDAGLPRISAEAILEKFSRMGGEDGENKDGIWPGEQ